From Coturnix japonica isolate 7356 chromosome 3, Coturnix japonica 2.1, whole genome shotgun sequence, the proteins below share one genomic window:
- the C3H6orf120 gene encoding UPF0669 protein C6orf120 homolog, with protein MAARWRRILIVFVAAQLLCLVNTFEEDEVPEEWILLHVVQGQIGAGNYSYLRLNHEGKIVLQMQSLKGDADLYVSDMTLHPSFDEYELQSVTCGQDVVHVPAHFRRPVGIGIYGHPSHQESEFEMKVYYDRTVVQYPFGEASYNPEEMEANQKYSHSNEDESQDEESVFWTILIGILKLILEILF; from the coding sequence ATGGCAGCACGCTGGAGGAGAATCCTGATAGTATTTGTGGCAGCTCAACTGCTGTGTTTGGTAAATACCTTTGAGGAAGATGAGGTACCTGAGGAATGGATTCTTCTTCACgttgttcaaggccagattggagCAGGAAACTACAGCTACTTGAGACTAAATCATGAAGGAAAGATAGTACTTCAGATGCAGAGCTTAAAAGGTGATGCGGATTTGTACGTGTCTGATATGACTCTTCACCCCAGCTTTGACGAATATGAGTTACAGTCTGTTACTTGTGGCCAAGACGTTGTCCACGTACCTGCGCATTTCCGCCGCCCAGTGGGAATAGGGATTTATGGTCATCCCTCCCACCAGGAGAGCGAGTTTGAAATGAAAGTCTACTACGATCGAACAGTTGTACAGTATCCGTTTGGCGAGGCTTCCTACAACCCAGAGGAGATGGAAGCGAACCAGAAATACTCTCACTCTAACGAAGATGAATCTCAGGACGAAGAGTCTGTTTTCTGGACTATACTTATTGGAATCTTGAAGTTAATActtgaaattcttttttaa